In Euphorbia lathyris chromosome 9, ddEupLath1.1, whole genome shotgun sequence, the following are encoded in one genomic region:
- the LOC136205700 gene encoding protein PHLOEM PROTEIN 2-LIKE A1-like, whose amino-acid sequence MQRKEEDMGASWSEDEEATQSQSQSQTNTKTNIQKNTAIAIEVKLPCNYQSIIKEADSPLDTSSSQKLYDQLCNGIFLTQNKKKYWVEKKSNANCFFLYARDLSITWSEDNRFWHWHNLSETSNVTVEVADLMNVCWLEVHGNFETIKLTPNVLYEVAFVLMLKDPAYGLEDPVNFRLTLPNGNKQLHKENLLTKPRGQWIEIPAGEFVTSPENVGEIEISMFEYEGGKWKKGLTLKGLTIRPKSRS is encoded by the exons AtgcaaagaaaagaagaagatatGGGAGCAAGTTGGTCTGAAGATGAGGAGGCTACACAATCACAATCACAATCACAGACAAACACCAAAACCAATATCCAAAAAAACACAGCCATAGCCATAGAAGTGAAGCTCCCATGTAACTATCAATCAATCATTAAAGAAGCAGACTCACCACTGGACACTTCTTCTTCTCAGAAGCTTTATGATCAACTCTGCAATGGAATTTTCTTGACCCAAAACAAAAAG AAATATTGGGTTGAAAAGAAAAGCAACGCGAACTGCTTCTTCTTGTATGCGAGGGATCTCTCAATCACTTGGTCTGAAGATAATCGTTTCTGGCACTGGCATAACCTATCTGAGACaag CAATGTGACAGTAGAAGTTGCTGATCTAATGAATGTATGCTGGCTGGAAGTCCATGGAAATTTTGAGACAATAAAGCTGACTCCAAATGTATTATATGAAGTTGCATTTGTGTTAATGCTCAAAGACCCTGCTTATGGATTGGAAGATCCAGTCAATTTCAGACTCACCCTTCCTAATGGAAACAAGCAACTGCATAAAGAAAATCTATTGACAAAACCTAGAGGTCAATGGATAGAAATCCCGGCCGGCGAATTCGTTACTTCACCGGAAAATGTTGGGGAGATAGAAATCTCCATGTTTGAATATGAGGGTGGTAAATGGAAGAAAGGACTCACTCTCAAAGGTCTAACAATTCGACCCAAAAGTCGATCTTAG
- the LOC136207055 gene encoding protein PHLOEM PROTEIN 2-LIKE A2-like, protein MEEYCDHRNGIHLPHWKSDGSSEYGEGGSYKIGVKGLNIIWGNDPRFWQFIKLSEEDIRLTGCKEGAVLLQVNWIEVTGKIPIRLENSCPRKLEILYMVKFREDAFGWHSIAIKFKLKFNGEEKIKSHNLELFRDNNEKSRWHEINGGDFTIQKDGVLEFGMFEVETDWWKGGIILAGVKIKPIL, encoded by the exons ATGGAGGAGTATTGTGATCATAGGAATGGTATCCATCTTCCTCATTGGAAAAGT GATGGGTCTTCGGAATATGGTGAAGGAGGATCGTATAAGATTGGAGTGAAGGGTCTCAATATTATATGGGGAAATGATCCCCGTTTTTGGCAGTTCATCAAACTTTCAGAAGAGGATATAag GTTAACTGGGTGCAAAGAAGGAGCAGTGCTACTTCAGGTAAACTGGATTGAAGTAACAGGGAAAATACCTATAAGATTGGAAAATAGTTGTCCAAGAAAGTTGGAAATATTGTATATGGTAAAATTTAGAGAAGATGCATTTGGCTGGCATTCAATTGCAATAAAATTCAAGCTGAAATTCAATGGAGAAGAAAAGATTAAGAGCCATAATCTTGAATTATTTAGAGATAATAATGAGAAAAGTAGATGGCATGAAATCAATGGTGGAGATTTTACAATTCAGAAAGATGGGGTTTTGGAATTTGGTATGTTTGAAGTTGAAACTGATTGGTGGAAAGGTGGTATCATTCTTGCTGGTGTCAAAATCAAACCCATTTTGTAA
- the LOC136205699 gene encoding phosphatase IMPL1, chloroplastic gives MVTSLLFSSTIPLKFSHFPKSFPPSLNFNNLCIPQRLSGNSQCGYGRIIFHSKSASILSPKAVLSEIPNQNQQYPKVAAQSTGPIPPTQLIQVVETAAKTGAQVVMDAVNKPRNISYKGLTDLVTDTDKMSEAAILEVVKKNFGDHLILGEEGGVIGDKSSDYLWCIDPLDGTTNFAHGYPSFAVSVGVLFRGNPVAAAVVEFVGGHMAWNTRMFSATAGGGAYLNGQRIHVSQTDKVERSLLVTGFGYDHDDAWTTNIELFKEYTDISRGVRRLGAAAVDMCHVALGIVEAYWEYRLKPWDMAAGVLIVEEAGGAVTRMDGEKFCVFDRSVLVSNGVIHSKLLEKIGTATKKLKSKGIDFSLWYKPEDYNTDF, from the exons ATGGTCACATCTCTACTCTTTTCATCTACAATCCCTCTCAAGTTTTCTCACTTTCCCAAATCATTTCCACCTTCTCTTAACTTCAACAACTTATGTATTCCTCAACGATTATCTGGGAATTCCCAATGTGGATATGGAAGAATTATATTCCATTCAAAATCAGCCTCAATTCTCTCTCCAAAGGCCGTCTTATCTGAAATTCCTAATCAGAATCAACAGTATCCGAAAGTGGCTGCTCAATCAACTGGACCCATTCCGCCTACCCAGCTTATTCAAGTGGTTGAGACTGCCGCTAAGACCGGTGCTCAG GTGGTGATGGATGCAGTGAATAAACCCCGTAATATCTCATATAAAGGACTTACTGACTTGGTGACTGA CACCGACAAAATGAGTGAGGCTGCAATCTTGGAAGTTGTTAAAAAGAATTTTGGGGATCACCTCATTCTTGGGGAGGAGGGAGGAGTAATAGGAGATAAGTCATCAGACTATCTATGGTGCATTGATCCCCTAG ATGGAACAACAAATTTTGCTCATGGTTATCCTAGCTTTGCTGTTTCTGTAGGCGTTCTTTTTCGAGGAAACCCTGTTGCGGCTGCTGTG GTGGAGTTTGTGGGAGGTCACATGGCATGGAATACACGGATGTTTTCTGCTACCGCTG GTGGGGGAGCATATCTAAATGGGCAAAGAATCCATGTGAGTCAAACTGATAAG GTGGAGCGATCACTTCTTGTTACTGGGTTTGGATATGATCATGATGACGCATGGACTACGAACATTGAGTTATTCAAAGAATATACTGATATCAGCAGG GGTGTGAGAAGGCTTGGGGCTGCTGCAGTGGACATGTGCCATGTCGCTCTAGGAATTGTAGAAGCTTACTGGGAATACCGTCTAAAGCCATGGGATATGGCTGCTGGAGTTTTG ATAGTAGAAGAAGCTGGTGGTGCAGTAACTCGTATGGATGGTGAAAAGTTTTGTGTATTTGATAGATCCGTTTTGGTATCTAATGGTGTGATCCATAGCAAG CTTTTAGAGAAGATTGGAACGGCGACCAAGAAATTGAAAAGCAAAGGAATTGACTTCTCATTGTGGTATAAGCCAGAAGATTACAACACAGATTTTTGA